The proteins below come from a single Tissierella sp. MB52-C2 genomic window:
- a CDS encoding IS66 family transposase, whose product MDLTTTDASVLIEIIKEQNLTISSLRKTIEELSTDSKILREQIDYLTKKLFGTKSEKTATLTGQTVIEGLEYGQFDEAEVEANPEEIEAVITKKKTRKGYSREKALINLPEEDRVYTLSEEDKICKIDGDTLHYAGKKYMRSEIEYVPATMKVIHIYEENWECRTCRKEERDYLKQAKMDPALLQHSMASSSSVAWTMYQKYVNHVPLYHQEKDWQNLGMKIKRSTLSNWIVKISEEWLSKVVSRLYDELLKDNYLHADETPIQVMNEDGKKNTTKSYMWVYTTGSHSNKQIRIFEYKSGRAGANAADFLDGYTGFLHTDGYKGYGKVKGITRCLCWSHSRRYFTDALPKDIKSADATLPKQGVAYCNKLFEIEKELKNLLPEDRKEQRLKLEKSILEVFWSWVDSNINLVLPKSKIGQALQYVKNQQSGLMTYLEDGNCDISNNLAENSIRPFTVGRKNWLFAGSPKGATASSIVYSLVETAKSNGLNPYKYLQILLTALPKEPFQKNEKLIDNLLPWSSNIQEACKIKQSE is encoded by the coding sequence ATGGATTTAACTACAACTGATGCCTCAGTTTTAATAGAGATAATTAAAGAACAAAATCTAACTATATCCTCTCTTAGAAAAACTATTGAAGAGTTAAGTACTGACTCCAAAATTCTAAGGGAGCAGATTGACTATTTAACAAAAAAGCTCTTTGGTACAAAAAGTGAAAAGACAGCAACGTTAACGGGTCAAACTGTTATTGAGGGATTAGAATATGGCCAGTTTGATGAGGCAGAAGTAGAAGCAAATCCAGAGGAAATTGAGGCTGTAATTACAAAGAAGAAAACTCGTAAGGGATATTCTAGAGAAAAAGCTCTAATTAATCTTCCAGAAGAAGATAGAGTATATACCTTATCAGAAGAAGATAAAATTTGTAAAATTGATGGAGACACATTACATTATGCAGGTAAGAAATACATGCGTAGTGAAATTGAATATGTTCCTGCTACAATGAAAGTTATACATATCTATGAAGAAAATTGGGAATGCAGAACTTGCCGTAAAGAAGAAAGAGATTATCTTAAACAAGCAAAGATGGATCCAGCTCTTTTACAGCATTCTATGGCATCCTCATCTAGTGTTGCATGGACAATGTACCAAAAGTATGTAAATCATGTTCCTCTATACCATCAAGAAAAGGATTGGCAAAATCTTGGTATGAAAATTAAAAGAAGCACCCTATCAAATTGGATAGTAAAGATATCAGAAGAATGGTTAAGTAAAGTGGTATCAAGGCTTTATGATGAGCTTCTTAAAGACAATTACCTTCATGCTGATGAAACTCCTATTCAAGTAATGAATGAAGATGGTAAGAAAAATACTACTAAATCATACATGTGGGTATATACAACTGGTAGCCATAGCAACAAGCAGATCAGAATCTTTGAATACAAATCTGGTCGTGCAGGTGCAAATGCAGCTGATTTCTTAGATGGATATACTGGCTTTTTGCACACAGATGGCTATAAAGGTTATGGAAAGGTAAAAGGGATCACTAGGTGCCTTTGTTGGAGTCATTCTAGGAGATACTTTACAGATGCCTTACCTAAAGACATAAAAAGTGCAGATGCTACCTTACCAAAACAAGGAGTAGCATATTGCAATAAACTTTTTGAAATTGAAAAGGAATTAAAGAATCTATTACCTGAAGATCGAAAAGAACAACGCCTTAAGTTGGAAAAATCAATCTTAGAGGTTTTTTGGTCATGGGTTGATTCAAACATTAATTTAGTCTTACCCAAATCTAAGATTGGTCAAGCATTACAGTATGTAAAAAATCAGCAGTCTGGATTAATGACATATTTAGAAGACGGTAACTGTGATATCTCCAATAATCTTGCAGAAAACAGTATAAGGCCATTTACTGTAGGGAGGAAAAATTGGCTATTTGCAGGAAGTCCAAAAGGAGCAACAGCAAGTAGCATAGTTTATAGCCTGGTTGAGACAGCAAAATCCAATGGATTAAATCCATATAAATATTTACAAATTCTCTTAACAGCTCTACCTAAAGAGCCGTTTCAAAAGAATGAGAAATTAATAGACAATTTACTTCCTTGGAGTTCAAACATTCAGGAAGCATGTAAAATCAAACAATCAGAATAA